A portion of the uncultured Bacteroides sp. genome contains these proteins:
- a CDS encoding prepilin-type N-terminal cleavage/methylation domain-containing protein — protein MNHKQILKHRFKAFSLPELLVVIVIIGILVLIALPNLMPLISRAKSVEAQQQLIFLHSLEKTYFYTYSKYSASLEEVGFEQQPLVTDGGNANYLIEIVEAGENGYRATATSVVDFDQDGIYNVWEVDQNKKMVEVTKD, from the coding sequence ATGAATCACAAGCAAATATTGAAACATCGCTTTAAGGCTTTCTCTCTGCCGGAGCTACTAGTCGTTATTGTTATAATAGGAATTTTGGTTCTTATTGCATTACCTAATCTGATGCCATTGATTTCTCGGGCGAAGAGTGTAGAAGCACAGCAACAGCTCATCTTTCTCCATTCTTTGGAAAAAACTTATTTCTATACGTACTCCAAATATTCAGCATCTTTGGAAGAGGTTGGTTTTGAGCAACAGCCGTTGGTGACCGATGGTGGAAATGCTAATTATCTTATAGAAATAGTGGAAGCGGGGGAGAATGGATATCGTGCTACGGCTACTTCTGTGGTTGACTTTGATCAGGACGGCATTTATAATGTTTGGGAGGTAGATCAGAATAAAAAAATGGTTGAAGTAACAAAAGATTAG